A region from the Ammospiza nelsoni isolate bAmmNel1 chromosome 1, bAmmNel1.pri, whole genome shotgun sequence genome encodes:
- the NKTR gene encoding NK-tumor recognition protein isoform X6 produces MGVQDRPQCFFEIEINREPVGRIMFQLFSDICPKTCKNFLCLCSGEKGIGKTTGKKLCYKGTTFHRVVKNFMIQGGDFSEGNGKGGESIYGGYFKDENFILKHDRAFLLSMANRGKHTNGSQFFITTKPAPHLDGVHVVFGLVISGFEVIEQIENLKTDTASRPYADVRVIDCGVLLTSSARDALEKKKKVCSDSEASESSSSASSSSESSSESEAENERSRRKKRKRRAKTKQSRKRRKEERKKEDPSSLSDKSDGADKVDLSTKRDKPVVRPEEIPPVPENRFLLRRDVPVVNVEPEPKLLDAAPVLTDQKPSVSKSGRKIKGRGTIRYHTPPRSRSCSESDDEESSETPPHWKEEMQRLRTYRAPSGEKWSKGDKLSDPCSSRWDERSASRRSRSWSHNGYADLSTVRYSSHHKKHRKEKKKVKHKKKSKKQKHFKKHKQTKKKKTSASSDVESSHSFHRRTKSSCDRERKSRSSSLSSRRSSRRDWSKSDKEDQSLSSLSSRGSRSYYRSRSRSRSKSRSYSRRSSRSRSASKSSRSRSRSRSSSNPRQQKTVPNSPRNISARLNDTKLTKTAEPVRAVILPSDKVIVPPVVPENLPVIPLSDSPPPSRWKPGQKPWKPSYERIQEMKAKTTHLIPTQTNYNLVVVKEANTSSSYRKQERSSESERSAYSKGRSDRSSESWPRSRSRSSRSRSYSRSYSRSRSPSSSRTKSPSSGRSPSPSKYRSDRSGYSESTSDYSLSDEDRHRSKRKSTSSDPKARGLKLRQETSSDSTLPYKHPKDYDESSQGLKESDSLSSSDLSSDSERSAKAKAVQEKESCFPLEGDAEKQDKNSLSCERGEEKGKGERDSDHSKKKAAKEKCSEQPRGGAKTKRKSYSGSKWDSESNSERGEAKHNRGDSRPSSGKEEGEATSGSDTELSVTKRIKKPSNSSEGFLGSDCTWKTSKQLSSSESESSCSSSADTRGKLKKHKHGLKKTPKKSHSKKAKEKLKGKKEKKHKVQKRKEMFHWQPPLEFGEEEDDEINEKPVTKDDKKEKQLSRDIKDKKQVYEKDEIVTDKMGNGEKSCVNENLLDKNTTCGASPDRSNLNKEPIETSTSTGILNSGINVAACKSEIKQAEENNQNGLEDVIQTDDNMEICTPDRNSPGKVDVDVLSPVILTAKPLSAGVKKELQVETPEQDAVKLGNNLRDFTNIKEEKEMGRQENNFAPVSGAKDCSLKSEISENTPSNVIDNKWKPLQGAGNLKLATISTTTEVKNVASAPEPKPAGLRIEIKAKNKVRPGSLFDEVRKTARLNRRPRNQESSSEEESPSRDDNSPSRSLSRSRSKSESKSRHRTRSMSYSHSRSRSRSSTYSYRSRSYSRSRSRGWYSRDRSRSRSSSYHSYKSRSRSYSRSRSRSSSYGHHSRSSRSYTYDSYYSRSRSRSKRSDSYRRSRSYDRRSRSYGSDSDSDRSYSNNRSPSESSRYS; encoded by the exons AACAACAAAACCTGCTCCTCATCTCGATGG TGTGCACGTTGTCTTTGGGCTGGTCATTTCTGGGTTTGAGGTCATAGAACAGATAGAAAATCTCAAAACCGACACGGCCAGCAGGCCCTACGCAGACGTGCGAGTCATTGACTGCGGGGTGCTGCTCACCAGCTCAGCCAGGGATG CtttggagaagaagaagaaagtttGCTCTGACTCAGAAGCCTCAGAGTCCTCTTCCAGTGCATCCAGCTCTTCAGAATCCTCCTCTGAGAGTGAGGCTGAGAatgaaaggagcaggaggaaaaagaggaaaagaagagcTAAAACCAAACAGTCCAGGAAAcgaaggaaggaggagaggaagaaggaggatCCAAG CAGCCTTTCTGACAAGAGCGATGGCGCAGACAAAGTCGACCTTAGCACCAAGCGGGACAAGCCCGTGGTACGTCCTGAGGAAATCCCCCCAGTGcctgaaaatagatttttgctCAGAAGAGATGTGCCTGTTGTCAATGTAGAGCCTGAACC gAAGCTTCTTGATGCTGCACCAGTTCTGACTGaccagaaaccatcagtgtctAAATCGGGACGAAAAATTAAAGGAAGAGGCACAATA CGCTATCACACCCCGCCGCGGTCGCGCTCCTGCTCCGAGTCGGACGATGAGGAGAGCAGCGAGACCCCTCCCCACTGGAAGGAGGAGATGCAGAGGCTGCGGACGTACCGAGCCCCCAGCGGCGAGAAGTGGAGCAAAGGAGACAA gctGAGTGACCCCTGTAGCAGCAGATGGGATGAGAGAAGTGCATCCCGGAGATCCAGGTCTTGGTCCCATAACGGTTATGCTGATCTGAGCACTGTGAGATACTCCAGCCATCACAAGAAGcacaggaaagagaagaagaaggtgaagcataaaaagaaatctaaaaagcagaaacatttcAAGAAGcacaagcaaacaaagaaaaagaaaacatcagcCTCATCAGATGTAGAATCCTCTCATTCCTTCCACAGGAGGACAAAATCATCTTGTGATCGTGAGAGGAAATCTCGTTCTTCCTCATTGTCTTCCAGGCGCTCATCCAGGAGGGACTGGTCTAAATCTGATAAGGAAGACCAGAGCTTGTCATCTTTATCAAGCAGAGGGTCTCGATCATACTACAGGTCCAGATCCAGGTCTAGATCTAAATCAAGGTCTTACTCCAGAAGAAGTTCTAGATCAAGATCAGCCTCTAAATCGTCACGATCTCGAAGTAGGTCGCGGTCAAGTTCTAACCCCAGGCAGCAAAAGACTGTTCCCAATTCTCCACGGAATATTTCAGCACGGTTAAATGACACTAAGCTGACCAAGACTGCTGAGCCTGTCCGAGCAGTGATCCTGCCCAGTGACAAAGTTATCGTGCCACCAGTTGTCCCAGAAAACCTCCCTGTCATACCCTTAAGTGACAGTCCCCCACCTTCAAGGTGGAAACCTGGGCAGAAACCTTGGAAGCCATCGTATGAGCGAATTCAGGAAATGAAAGCTAAAACAACCCACTTAATTCCCACCCAAACTAATTACAATTTAGTGGTGGTTAAGGAGGCCAACACTTCTTCCTCCTACCGcaagcaggagaggagctccGAGAGCGAGCGGAGCGCTTATTCCAAAGGCCGCAGCGACAGGAGCTCGGAGAGCTGGCCCAGGTCCAGGAGCAGATCCTCTCGAAGCCGCTCCTACTCAAGATCTTACTCAAGGTCTAGAAGCCCATCGAGCTCCAGGACAAAATCTCCTTCCTCTGGCAGGTCACCGTCCCCCAGTAAATACCGCAGTGACAGGTCGGGGTACAGCGAGTCCACGTCTGACTATTCCCTCAGCGATGAGGACAGGCACAGGAGCAAAAGGAAATCCACATCCAGCGATCCCAAAGCTCGGGGCCTCAAACTGAGGCAGGAAACGAGCTCTGATAGCACTTTGCCTTACAAGCATCCAAAGGACTACGATGAGTCTTCCCAAGGGTTGAAGGAGAGTGACAGTTTGTCATCCTCAGACTTGTCCTCCGACAGCGAGCGCTCTGCCAAAGCCAAAGCggtccaagaaaaagaaagctgctTTCCTTTAGAAGGGGATGCtgaaaaacaggataaaaataGCTTAAGTTGTgagagaggggaggagaaaggcaaGGGTGAGCGGGATTCTGATCACTCCAAAAAGAAAGCAGCCAAGGAGAaatgctcagagcagcccagaggtGGTGCAAAAACAAAACGCAAATCCTACTCAGGTAGCAAATGGGACTCGGAGTCCAACTCTGAAAGAGGAGAGGCAAAGCATAACAGAGGGGATTCCAGACCCTCCTCTGggaaagaagaaggagaggCCACCTCAGGGTCTGACACAGAGCTTAGTGTTACcaaaaggataaaaaaaccATCCAATTCCTCAGAGGGCTTTTTGGGTTCTGACTGCACGTGGAAGACAAGCAAACAGTTGTCATCTTCTGAGTCTGAGAGTTCTTGTTCCAGCTCAGCAGACACTCGAGGCAAGTtgaaaaaacacaaacatgGCTTGAAAAAGACTCCTaaaaaatcacattccaaaaaagcaaaagaaaaattgaaaggtaaaaaggagaaaaaacacaaagtccagaaaagaaaagaaatgtttcattgGCAGCCCCCCCTTGAGTTTGGGGAAGAAGAGGATGATGAGATAAATGAAAAGCCAGTTACCAAGgatgataaaaaagaaaagcagcttagCAGGGACATAAAGGATAAAAAACAAGTTTATGAAAAGGATGAAATAGTCACAGATAAAATGGGAAATGGTGAAAAGTCGTGTGTGAATGAAAACCTTTTAGATAAAAACACCACATGTGGGGCCTCGCCAGATCGCAGCAACCTTAATAAAGAGCCCATTGAAACAAGCACTTCAACTGGTATTTTAAACTCAGGAATAAATGTGGCTGCCTGCAAGAGTGAGATTAAACAAGCTGAAGAAAATAACCAGAATGGGCTGGAAGATGTCATTCAGACAGATGACAACATGGAGATTTGTACTCCGGATCGTAACTCGCCGGGGAAGGTGGATGTGGATGTTTTGTCTCCTGTCATTCTCACTGCTAAACCTTTAAGTGCTGGTGTAAAAAAAGAGTTACAGGTTGAGACCCCTGAGCAAGATGCTGTCAAACTGGGAAACAACTTAAGAGACTTTACTaatattaaagaagaaaaagaaatgggaagGCAAGAAAATAACTTTGCCCCTGTGTCTGGTGCTAAAGACTGTagtttaaaaagtgaaatttctgaaaatacacCAAGCAATGTGATAGACAATAAATGGAAGCCTTTGCAAGGTGCTGGTAACTTAAAACTAGCAACAATCAGTACGACAACAGAGGTCAAAAATGTAGCATCAGCACCAGAGCCTAAACCAGCAGGTTTAAGAattgaaataaaagcaaaaaataaagtaagGCCTGGGTCTCTCTTTGATGAAGTGAGGAAAACAGCTCGACTAAATCGTCGGCCAAGGAACCAAGAAAGTTCCAGTGAGGAGGAATCTCCGAGCAGAGATGACAACAGCCCTTCCAGGAGCCTCAGCAGGTCACGAAGCAAATCTGAGTCTAAATCCAGACACAGAACCAGGTCCATGTCCTACAGTCACTCGAGAAGTCGATCCCGAAGTTCTACATATTCATACAG GTCCAGGAGTTACTCGAGGAGCCGGAGCCGGGGCTGGTACAGCCGGGATcgctccaggagccggagcaGTTCCTACCACAGCTACAAGAGCCGTAG CCGGAGCTACAGCAGGAGCCGATCCAGGAGCAGTTCCTATGGGCACCACAGTCGGTCCAG CAGGTCCTACACCTATGACAGTTACTACAGCAGGAGTCGGAGCAGGAGCAAGAGGAGCGACAGCTACCGGAGATCTCGGAGCTACGACCGGAGATCCAG atcCTACGGCTCCGACAGCGACAGCGATCGCAGCTACTCCAACAACAGGAGCCCCAGTGAGAGCAGCAGATACAGCTGA